In Bactrocera neohumeralis isolate Rockhampton unplaced genomic scaffold, APGP_CSIRO_Bneo_wtdbg2-racon-allhic-juicebox.fasta_v2 cluster10, whole genome shotgun sequence, the genomic stretch ttatagtCAAACTAACGGAGTTACAGGGTTTTAAACGACCGGCCGTGATACCTGACTGACATATAAAACTTCAAATCAATTTTCcagaaaaagttatttttgaagTTCGTGAACATTAGAACTCAAAATCTACTGAAGCgatctttttgaaaatttgaacattactTCTTCACATAAATCAACAGGTAATCAgatggagtttttttttaatttttttctattttttgttaacaaattaaccgcaatttttttagataaaatcgCGATTTTTACTTCCAAGAAATACTTCACTTTTAAAACGcatatcaattttatttttaagatgaTCCGGTAACGAGTTATAATGTTCCACTTTCTGGATATTCACCGTCACaggtttatttataaatattaatatttttcattaaaattttttttaatatacttcaaaagttgtacaataatatgtcattaaatttaataaaattatattactaaTGTCGCcgcaaaaaaaacacaaatatgtccttttatttttgcctttaaaaccttcgattatttcaagaaattgtgacattgaatggcttccaaaaagttgtgatttaacactaTCAGACTATTTCTTATGcgattatttgaagtcattggtctttagcataTTTATGACACATGacttgatttattgaaaaaaattactcaaaaattgggttcatgggactcgttcctgcaaaagaagtcgtggaggccatttgaatgatgttatattcagaacttaatttattgattttacttcacattaaataaaaaatatttgaattttctcAACAGTTAgtgtgtgttttgttttaagaaatcatatcactcatATTGGAAAACCCTGCACTTATATAACAGAACAGTTAACAAATCAATGTTGAATCAGGactatgaattttaattaaataatacatcATAAACATTCCTAAGATCCCATGTATATAGCCCaaagtaaaattgttttcatatatGTGTAAaatgtacataggtatgtatctTCAGCAGAGAGTTTCGAGGtactaaattttaaacaaaaacacttttcaaaagTATAAATTTGAGTGGACGAAactaacagccctattctgagaAAACCTCACAACTGATTTGTGAGGTTTGTTGTGCTTGCTCAAATCTCtcaagaaaaaagcaaaaccaaacaagacaaaataaagaaatggatAATCAAGAAAAGTGAGTAATTTTTCAAATCTATTAAATTTGgtgcatatataataatttcatttatttttagaatttcaaAATGTGAAAGAATAATTAAGGAGCAGCTGCAATATTATagcatattatttaaataccaattactttttattcgcacatgtataaatacatacacatatatttccaaataaaatcttgcccgaattatttaaacataaatatgtatacatgaccggaaagtaataggactgattttcgtccgccgcgactgtacttcggagcgtgcccGCACCATCTcaagagggcgttcctagctaaagAAAGAGCGGCTGGTCAGCGGTGCatgccgaaaatgcagcgttcgttagagcagaggtacgcgataaaattctgtgtgaaactctgCAAATCTACGACAGAGaagtttgatatgatcaaaaaGGCTTAGCAAGAAATGTTGTGTTTCAGTGGCACCAGTGGCAAAATGAAAAGGATGCTCATTGTCTCTTTTGACATCAAAGACATCGTCCACCACGAATTTTTTCCTCCTGGGCAAACCGTCAaggccaagttttacgtggaagtccttaagagactcaaacgaaggatcAATCGGGTCCAGCAAGACATCgaagccgattggaagttgcaacacgacaacgccccggctcacaccgcctttcttgtgaacctACCTAATCAAGGCCGGCATCCAATGCTTCCGCAGACGCCCTACAGCCCAGGTGTGGCCCCCCGgtcttgtttttgtttccttgcctgaaaaggccgatgaaaggcaagtatttttagacgacagaggggatccaagcagcatgtatgtgtctcggctctcaaggctattccgtaGAACGACTTCTTTGACgccttcaattttttaaagaattgtaacgattgtaACGACCTTCCtgtctttttattcatacttagaagcaaaaaaatgtacaaagacCGTAAGTAACATATTTATGGCAATAgataattacttatttttagAATAGatagcatttgagcttttgaaatcACCCCAGCATAAGAGAAATCTCACAATAGTGTTACAAACATTATCAGAAAATCAGGCAAGAAATACTTATTTAtccgattttaaaaataaaataataaattaagcaaACTGGCAGTGTACATATTCGGCACAACTGAAGAAGTCAGCGAAAAACTATACGAAGAGACGATTTATTGATCAAAAAGATTATCCAAATTGATCCCACAGTATGTTCCAATCAAACAAAGAAACACTTTTGATTACCATTGAAATCACGAACAATTTGAAGACAAGCTGTTGAGGTCGGGTTCTGTCGGCGTCCGGGTAGAAAGCCttttatttcagcaaaaaatagAAAGTACATACCATACATTGTGatcttatttgaaaaaagtgttgaattattaaattatatttaaggatcttgcttttatttcacttttgtaTCTTTCTAGATGATGCCAACTTCTAATTAATTAACTTCTAAGTAATAAAGTAGttgtacaattttttctttcagacaTAGAAGGACATTTTGTTAGGCttctttttcataaatttactgTCACTTGCCGTATTTCAAGAAAAACATTTACCAAATGTGTGATATCGTTATTTGCCTCAGCTGCTTTCTTATCTGCTAGAGAAGTTATATATGAGGACTTCAACCTGCTGACTAATATTTTAATACTGACCTGCGCAGTACATTGGGCCGTCAAGCGGGTGTTAATCAAAGCATGTAAGTAGCATGGATAGCGTGTTAATGGCCGCCAATCTACAGTGATAACATTAAAGTCACGAGATAAATATGCTGGAAAttacaggaaaaaaaattatattaagaataataatttatttgagttTCTATATTTAACAACAATATATGAACTCACCATCTTTTAGAAACTGCAAATGCACATCAACTGCGGTACCATTGAAACCGTGTACAATAAATGCTGTTTCCCGATGTGGATTAAAATCTCCTTTGAATAAAGTTAAGGGATTATGTATATTCAGAGCAATCCCATGACGAGATGATTTCCTgtgaaaattaataacaatatcaTATTTCTCTCCAGTTACAAAGCAACTCAACTTTGGGATCAGTCAACCAATACATTGGTAAATTTTGCTTTGCCAAAGTGCCCTAACCAATAATTGGAGCAGACCTGCCATAATAATACGAGCTCATCGTGGAGCTCAAACGAGGACGCATCTGACGCCCCTACACCGGTTCCCAAAGCTCCGGTTCACATGCTTAACCTAACAAACTAATCACATACACCACAGTTAAACAACAAAGTCAACCGAATTCTCGAGGACTTCGTCGAATTATTGGGCAACCCATCAAAACACACTTCAATCAAACATGCAGTCAAGGACTACATTCCGAGCGTGGGACCACCATGCGTACAACATGTACATGTCCGCCAACTGAGCGGCTGAAACCATACAGTGATTGCTATGCCCAAACGGTTTCACACCGCTATCCAATATAACTTCTACAAGAATATTTAACAATGTTTTCAGACAAACAAATCTTCTCCACGATGAACCTATGAGGTGCATTCCACCACATCCTGGTAACAGACAAGTCTACCCCCAAATTGACTTGACTAGTACCAATAATTAAATTCGACATTACGGGCACTCTCACAAAGCATCATTTCAATGGCATTAGTGTGAACCCCAACACATCTTGCCTGGattatgaaatgttcggttatacatGAACTTAGATCTTccttactttttatactctcgcaacaatgttgctaacgagagtattatactagttttgttcacataacggttgtttgtaagtcctaaaactaaaagagtcagatatagggttatatgtaccaaagtgatcagggcgacgagtagagtcgaaatccggatgtctgtctgtccgtccgtccgtctgtccgtccgtctgtccgtccgtccgtccgtgcaagctgtaacttgagtaaaaattgagatatcatgatgaaacttggtacacgtattccttggctccataagaaggttaagttcgaagatgggcaaaatcggcccactgccacgcccacaaaatggcggaaaccgaaaacctataaagtgtcataactaagccataaataaagatattaaagtaaaatttggcacaaaggatcgcattagagaggggcatatttggacgcaattgttttggaaaagtgggagtggccccgccccctactaagttttttgtacatatctcggaaactacaggcatttccatatacagttcaaaaatggaagaaatcggataataaccacgcccacctcccatacaaaggttatgttgaaaatcactaaaagtgcgttaaccgactaacaaaaaacgtcagaaacactaaattttacggaagaaattgcagaaggaagccgcatccaggcttttttttaaaattgaaaatgggcgtggcgccgcccacttatggaccaagaaccatatctcaggagctactagaccgatttcaatgaaattcggtatataatattttcttaacaccctgatgacatgtacgaaatatgggtgaaatcggttcacaaccacgccttcttccaatataaagctattttgaattccatctgatgccttctctgtataatacgagtataaacattaggaaccaatgatgatagcggaataaaactttacaaaaatacggtatttgaaaaatatgtaaatgacgtataatgaaatctcgattatcactttaccatgcgagagtataaaatgttcggtgacacccaaacttagcccttccttacttgttttattttaatttttaaattgaattaatttaattataattaattaattaaattttcaaatttgtttattaatgaATATATAGTTTGCCCCCTTTAAATAAATAACCACCGAATATATCCTCaaagcatttaaaaaacaagaaaaaacgttaacttcggttgcaccgaagctaaatacccttcacaggtgcaattCTGTTAGTACCCACTAGCAAAAGGTAATAGGTAGTGTATGAGTTGGTAAGAGCCAAAGTGAGGGTCTTACTGCTGAATTCATTGCTGAATTTTAACACAGCAATGTCCTAGGAATTTCAGAACAGATCAACTCACATACCCAGGGATACAAATCGATCAGCTGTACGCATTACCAAGCTATATATCTGAAGACATGAATTAGTCAGTTGTAAGCATTACCGGCTCACATTCCTGGGTATACGAATCTATCAGTTGTGCGAATTACCGGCTCACATACCTAAATATATGAATCGATCAGCTGTACGCATTTCCTACTAAAACGAAcccaaaataaatatcttatagttttatattttttaattcaattagaaataataaagaaatccaTTTCAGTACAAATTACTATAATTaagattttacatttaaaaataatgtcaatgttacttaaattaattgttttcatactttaatttattatatttgtttatctttttgttttttcaaagagCCCGCTTTGTGATATCGGTTTTTACCCATCTTGAAAGCTCTTTTGAGCTCCCGCTCATAATCGCCTTTAGTGAAACCTTCCACTTGCAttgcttctaaaaaaaataaacaaagtgtaTCAAAACAAAGACTTATTAATTACGGAAAAGTGAaatttaccatatatggcaTTATTTAGGCACTCAAACTTCTTGAATGCCACCTTGTCTTGCAGTCCATCATAATTTAACTGCACCATGACGCTATCgctgagaatttttttcattccgtTTGTAACTCCAATTGAtccaataatgttttttataatagaCACCTGAAACACCGATTTAGTTGCTGataatgaatatatacatatacatacatacatatatgttggtAAGACTTTAGACTTACgtatatatctttatttttggaaacatCATCTTCAATTTCCGTGAGTTGCATTACGTCGCAAACTGGGAACTTGCTTCATCAGCAAATTGTTCTGTGCCTGGCTGCTTATTAAGGCTGCAATAGATTTTGCCTgctctaaaataaaaatgtttatgtagAAAATTATGTGCAGTCACtaacaaatttaagtataaatttgttttcttatgaTATTCACTCCGTTTTTCATTcttaatttaaaactatttttatatatgttaaaatagttctacaacaacaacaaattcaaactttttacaaaatatagaaaaattcacaaatttgtttaacaaaattttttaaaaatttacgaaaatagtTTAGCATGAATGTCGTAAGGAAAACACTTTATACTTAATCAATACTAATGGTAATATTGATTCTAACCATCCAATTTTGTTATAAGTTCGTCTATTTTTTGCTTGATTTTATTTAGTTCATTTTGAGTATTTTCCGGaactacaaatatacaaaaaacaatagTGAATTAAATTACTTGTTTGGGCTGAGATTAACTTTTTTGGTTTCCGGGGTTGGAGTTTTTGGctcgaaaaagtgaaaaaatttcggTCAAAAAGTTCTACaccaaaaagttaattaaatttgttgaaaatttatttaatattaacataCCTGGACAAATGTTTTCATCGCTTAATGTAGCATTGCATCTGAATACCGGAGTTGAAGTAAATAAGTTTTGTGACATCTTTGTGTATCGACTTTTACTTAAATTGAATGCAGTATAGGAATGAATAAATATTCGTTGGCATTAATtggaaagtaaaaaagtttgtaaTTAACCTGATTTATATTAAACGTTTCTTCGTTTGCAGTGGGAGTTTTGTTCGCAGTAAAAATTCCTAAATCTGTTAGCGAATTCAAAGGTTTTTCGAAATATGCTTTATAATTTGTAAACCTTCTGCCTATAATGAAAACCTCATTTTCTTCAttcgaaaatcgaaaaatttggAAAGGACTATCATtagcaaaacaaatattgtCAGGTGGTTTGGCTTTTAGAGTGATACAATTAGAAACAAAAGATGTAATGTCACCAAatctaataatttttgaaccactaaatttatttttcctaaaaagttCAGAGTTTTGatctttgttttttatttgctctAAAATGTTCGTTGGCTTTTTGAcgtattttttaatcttttgcatgtagttttcaaaattatacgATGTAAACGAGTCTAAAAATCCTATTTCCTCAACACATTCTGTCAAATGCAAATATTCTAAACTATCTTGAACAACTTTGATATTTGATACATACTTTTTTCAGTTAGAAGAATCCTATATGCGGCATGAAGCAAGAGGAAATGATCATACACGTTTTCGTCAATATAATCTTTTAAGTCAAAAATGCCTGTGTAGAGTATAAACTGTCGGAACTCTACACCTTTCCACcgtttaatttcttcaaagcCTCTTGGCTTTCGAGCAAATTCTTTAGGAAcgaagtcttttaaagatacaAGTTTTATGGACAAGTTCTCTTTGTTttcattgttcaattttttaaaattgattttaccaTTCAAAATGCAAAGTAACATCTTTTTCACCACACCCAAATCAATCAATTGCAGTGCATCTAGTGGGAACTGTGTCACTATTTTTGTACCCATTTCCTCTAAAACAGACCTTGCATCCGTTgaaattttgtgataattttcACTTGTTCGTAATGAAAAACCTTCGTCAGTGCGTGGCAATGCCTTTGATGTGCTGTAAACTGTTCTGTTGTTTATGCGTTCTCCTTGCTGGCAACATCTAGTACAACCTTCTAATGCATTATGTCCCATAGTCTGACAGAAAAATGCCTTTGCGGGTGAATCACATATGAACGCtctgattttgatttgaaataccTTTCCACTTATGTTTATAccatttttaagtaaattacaTATTTCAGACGCAAATTCCTGTAAATAACTATTCACGTTTgtgaaaacttattttttataccctgaacagggtatattatgtttgccacgaagtttgtaacacccagaaggaagcgtcggagacccgatgaatatatatataaatgatcagtatgttgagctgagttgatttagccatgtccgtctgtgtgtccgtctatctgtctgtatatatacaaactagtccctcggtttttaagatatcggtttgaaattttgcaaacgccattttctctttaagaagctgctcatttgtcggaaccgccgatatcggactactataacatatagctgccatacaaactgaacgatcggaatcaaattcttgtatggaaaactttcacatttgacaatgtatcttcacaaaagttggcacagattatgTTCTAAGAtaaagcttagtatccagctctcaagaaatgtaaaaatttcatataaaaaaacgcttaagaaatggtcaagaaaatttctTGCGGTAAATTTTGTTGTGCTGGTATAAGAAATGtggttgatgattggtaggttttatacaacatttcaaaatggaatatacttcataataatgatttcaactaatttaggatgaatttgacgattacttagaatttccttcaagaaacaattgttgatttgatgtttcttcgcaaaaccaggtttgccatattcacattttactgaaaaaaagtatcaaaaattagtgctaggtttcttgagagctgcgtactagcacaagttaatt encodes the following:
- the LOC126765389 gene encoding uncharacterized protein LOC126765389, coding for MQLTEIEDDVSKNKDIYVSIIKNIIGSIGVTNGMKKILSDSVMVQLNYDGLQDKVAFKKFECLNNAIYEAMQVEGFTKGDYERELKRAFKMGKNRYHKAGSLKKQKDKQI